A part of Desulfobacter sp. genomic DNA contains:
- a CDS encoding propionyl-CoA carboxylase produces MTTDNRSFWLKEEEALTARQQEAVWPGGQKAVDILAKRNKRPVRDLINDLIDPNTPFFELSLLAGFGVGYPGVDDVPCAGIVTGIGKIHGNWTMIMANDSRVKGGTYFPITLKKHMRAQAIAERCGLNCVYIADSGGAFLPMQAEVFPDDQHFGSIFYNMARMSAMGLRQVTLSTGGNTAGGAYIVFMACESVMIDKQSFSFLGGPPLVKMATGEEISAEDLGGAKVHTGISGGADHICADQTEGITRVRELLSLTQPQTVHLHRYQEQEPSIPLDSLYDVLPPSPHQGMNGYQIIQAIADGSYFIEVKKNFAPGRASNILTGKIRIKGLPVGVICSNGSGIIFHETAKKVTEWIVRCSYEKIPLLFIQGAPGYMVGSDSEHAGIGKYGADMVRAVSCAQVPRVQLVLGPDNGAANYGMCGRAYRPHFLFSSMRARTGVMSGKSAGGVLLSIEQAKRKKTGNPMTDEEIAAFQQKMIDKYEGEAHPFFCGSRLLSDRVLKFSEIRDWLAMAFEVSLLNPIDDATFGNFRF; encoded by the coding sequence ATGACCACCGACAATAGATCATTCTGGCTCAAGGAAGAAGAGGCCCTTACCGCCCGGCAGCAGGAAGCGGTCTGGCCCGGGGGGCAGAAGGCCGTGGATATCCTTGCCAAACGGAACAAACGGCCGGTACGGGACCTGATCAACGATCTCATCGACCCCAATACCCCATTTTTCGAACTCTCCCTTCTGGCCGGATTCGGCGTGGGATATCCCGGGGTGGACGACGTGCCCTGCGCCGGCATTGTCACAGGCATCGGCAAAATCCACGGCAACTGGACCATGATCATGGCCAACGATTCCCGGGTCAAGGGGGGCACCTATTTTCCCATCACCCTGAAAAAGCATATGCGGGCCCAGGCCATTGCCGAACGCTGCGGCCTGAACTGCGTATATATTGCCGATTCCGGCGGGGCCTTTCTGCCCATGCAGGCCGAGGTATTTCCCGATGACCAGCATTTTGGCTCAATTTTCTACAATATGGCCAGGATGAGTGCCATGGGGCTGCGCCAGGTAACGCTCTCCACAGGGGGCAATACGGCCGGTGGGGCCTATATCGTTTTCATGGCCTGTGAATCGGTGATGATCGACAAACAGTCCTTCTCTTTCCTGGGGGGACCGCCCCTGGTTAAAATGGCCACAGGCGAAGAGATCTCCGCCGAGGATCTGGGGGGAGCCAAGGTCCACACCGGCATCTCCGGCGGTGCCGACCATATCTGCGCCGACCAGACAGAGGGCATTACCCGGGTGAGGGAACTGCTCTCTTTGACCCAACCCCAGACCGTTCACCTGCATCGGTACCAGGAGCAGGAACCCTCCATCCCTCTGGACAGCCTCTACGATGTACTCCCCCCCTCCCCCCACCAGGGAATGAACGGCTACCAGATCATCCAGGCCATTGCCGACGGTTCCTATTTTATAGAGGTAAAGAAAAATTTTGCCCCGGGCCGGGCCAGCAATATCCTTACCGGAAAAATCAGGATCAAAGGCCTGCCCGTGGGGGTGATCTGCTCCAACGGCTCGGGCATCATCTTCCATGAGACGGCCAAAAAGGTCACCGAGTGGATCGTACGGTGCTCCTACGAAAAAATCCCCCTGCTCTTCATCCAGGGAGCACCGGGATATATGGTGGGCTCGGACTCCGAGCACGCCGGCATCGGCAAATACGGGGCGGACATGGTGAGGGCGGTCTCCTGCGCCCAGGTCCCCCGGGTGCAGCTGGTCCTGGGGCCGGACAACGGAGCGGCCAACTACGGCATGTGCGGCCGGGCCTACCGCCCCCATTTCCTCTTTTCCTCCATGCGGGCCAGGACCGGCGTCATGAGCGGAAAAAGCGCCGGCGGCGTCCTGCTCTCCATTGAGCAGGCCAAACGCAAAAAAACCGGCAATCCCATGACAGATGAAGAAATCGCGGCCTTCCAGCAAAAGATGATAGACAAGTATGAAGGAGAGGCCCATCCCTTTTTCTGCGGGTCCCGCCTGCTCAGCGACCGGGTACTGAAATTCAGCGAAATCCGGGACTGGCTGGCCATGGCCTTTGAGGTCAGCCTGCTCAACCCCATCGATGATGCGACATTCGGAAATTTTAGATTTTAA
- a CDS encoding acetoacetate--CoA ligase, with protein sequence MADLLWQPSEERIQSTNMYDFMTRVNNRFDKDFSAYPELWEWSVDNLEDFWAAAWDYLDITASKPYEQVIQDKDKMPGAKFFTGSKINFAENLLKFRNDNTALVFRGEDKVRRTLTYNQLYAEVAQTAAALKACGVVPGDRVVGFIPNMPESIVAMLAATSLGAIWSSCSPDFGIKGVLDRFGQTRPKVLFTADGYFFKGKPLDSIDRIAGIVKELPSIEKIVVVPYVNEDPDITALPNAVHFKDFKTPGATEIEFAQMDFDDPLYIMYSSGTTGLPKCMVQSIGGVLLHQKKELVLHTDLREGDVIFYFTTCGWMMWNWLTCALSTGATLVLYDGNPFHPGPEALWKMAEEEKITVFGTSAGYIEALKNAGVKPGEQFDLSPLKSVLSTGSPLSNENFHFVYDHIKKDIQLASISGGSDLNGCFALGNPMGPVYVGELQCRGLGMKVFAFGPDGKPVVGEQAELVCTAPFPSMPIFFWGDKDGSKYHSAYFDQFPNIWTHGDFVMVTERGGVIMYGRSDATLNPGGVRIGTAEIYRRLDAMMEIDDSVVVGQPWNNDVRVVLFVKLAPGITLTEELEKRIRADIRTHASPRHVPAKIIETPDIPYTLNMKKVELAVRHMIEGREVKNKDALKNPESLDFFGDLKELKS encoded by the coding sequence ATGGCCGATTTATTGTGGCAGCCTTCGGAAGAACGGATTCAATCCACCAATATGTATGATTTCATGACCCGGGTCAATAATCGGTTCGACAAGGACTTTTCCGCCTATCCGGAACTCTGGGAATGGTCCGTGGACAATCTGGAGGATTTCTGGGCCGCAGCCTGGGATTACCTGGATATCACCGCCTCAAAACCCTACGAGCAGGTGATCCAGGACAAGGATAAGATGCCCGGGGCCAAATTTTTCACCGGGTCAAAGATCAACTTCGCCGAAAACCTGCTCAAATTCAGGAACGACAACACCGCCCTGGTTTTCCGGGGGGAGGATAAGGTCAGGCGCACCCTCACCTACAACCAGCTCTACGCTGAGGTCGCCCAGACCGCCGCCGCCCTCAAGGCCTGCGGCGTGGTCCCCGGGGACCGGGTGGTGGGATTTATTCCCAATATGCCCGAATCCATCGTGGCCATGCTGGCCGCCACCAGCCTGGGTGCCATCTGGTCCTCCTGCTCCCCGGATTTCGGCATCAAGGGGGTGCTGGACCGCTTCGGCCAGACCCGGCCCAAGGTGCTGTTCACGGCGGACGGCTACTTCTTCAAGGGAAAACCCCTGGACAGCATCGACCGCATCGCCGGCATCGTCAAAGAACTGCCCTCCATTGAAAAAATTGTGGTGGTTCCCTATGTCAATGAGGATCCCGACATCACTGCCCTTCCCAATGCCGTCCATTTCAAGGATTTCAAAACACCCGGCGCCACAGAGATTGAGTTTGCCCAGATGGACTTTGACGATCCCCTGTATATCATGTACTCCTCGGGCACCACGGGGCTTCCCAAATGCATGGTCCAGAGCATCGGCGGGGTCCTGCTCCACCAGAAAAAGGAACTGGTCCTCCACACCGACCTCAGGGAAGGGGACGTCATCTTCTATTTCACCACCTGCGGGTGGATGATGTGGAACTGGCTCACCTGCGCCCTGAGCACCGGGGCCACCCTGGTCCTTTACGACGGCAATCCCTTCCATCCCGGGCCCGAAGCGCTGTGGAAAATGGCTGAAGAGGAAAAGATCACCGTCTTCGGCACCTCGGCCGGATACATCGAAGCCCTGAAAAACGCAGGGGTGAAACCAGGGGAGCAGTTCGACCTGAGTCCGCTGAAATCGGTGCTCTCCACGGGGTCCCCCCTTTCCAACGAAAATTTTCACTTTGTCTACGACCATATTAAAAAAGATATCCAGCTGGCCTCCATCTCCGGCGGCTCGGACCTCAACGGATGTTTTGCCCTGGGAAATCCCATGGGGCCTGTCTATGTGGGGGAACTCCAGTGCAGGGGCCTGGGAATGAAGGTCTTTGCCTTCGGCCCCGACGGCAAACCCGTGGTGGGCGAGCAGGCGGAACTGGTCTGCACCGCCCCCTTCCCCTCCATGCCCATTTTCTTCTGGGGGGACAAGGACGGTTCAAAGTACCACTCGGCCTATTTTGACCAGTTCCCCAATATCTGGACCCATGGGGATTTTGTCATGGTCACCGAACGGGGCGGGGTTATCATGTATGGCCGCTCCGACGCCACCCTCAACCCGGGCGGGGTCCGCATCGGCACCGCCGAGATCTACCGCCGCCTGGACGCCATGATGGAAATCGATGATTCCGTGGTGGTGGGCCAGCCCTGGAATAACGATGTCCGGGTGGTGCTCTTCGTTAAACTGGCCCCGGGCATCACCCTCACCGAGGAACTGGAAAAAAGAATCCGGGCCGATATCCGAACCCATGCCTCCCCCAGGCATGTCCCGGCCAAGATCATCGAAACCCCGGACATCCCCTATACCCTGAACATGAAAAAGGTGGAACTGGCCGTCCGCCACATGATCGAGGGAAGGGAGGTCAAAAACAAGGATGCATTGAAAAACCCGGAATCCCTGGATTTCTTCGGAGACCTGAAGGAATTGAAAAGCTGA
- a CDS encoding pyruvate carboxyltransferase: MTEYDYWKIFPRMPKKVTIGDITVRDGFQHLEKFISTAAKITYLEELIFAGCRNIEVTNLGNPRLMPQFSDAEALLAHLRSDNFVSRAAKKGIDMNDVTLTAITIREPSVDRAVELRKRGVGPDRVLMMVSTEEQHHFANSGTTLPNYWAEAERCIKKCSDVGIKMCGTVSTIWGSPIGGATELKDAVEFTKHWLDIGASDIEHADHDGSASAPEVYRYFSMILDEIPDTSLHIAHFHETKRVASASVLAALQAGITHFEATLGGLGGQPANFMDDRPIKGTGDYYYEDERYVGLVCLEDTLVQIDEMGIEHGYDVDRILWLGKQLEKTVGARLRSEAMINGRTLKEGHMQFARPGLAKLKEKLGETPDQILPTP; this comes from the coding sequence ATGACAGAGTATGATTATTGGAAGATTTTCCCCAGAATGCCCAAAAAAGTCACCATCGGCGATATCACGGTGAGGGACGGATTCCAGCACCTGGAAAAATTCATTTCCACCGCCGCCAAGATCACCTACCTGGAAGAACTGATCTTTGCCGGCTGCCGGAACATTGAGGTCACCAACCTGGGCAACCCCAGGCTCATGCCCCAGTTTTCAGATGCCGAAGCGCTCCTGGCCCATCTCAGGTCGGATAATTTCGTCTCCCGGGCCGCAAAAAAGGGCATCGACATGAACGATGTGACCCTGACGGCCATCACCATCCGTGAACCCTCAGTGGACCGGGCCGTTGAACTGAGAAAACGGGGGGTGGGCCCGGATCGGGTGCTCATGATGGTTTCCACCGAGGAGCAGCACCACTTTGCCAACTCCGGCACCACCCTGCCCAATTACTGGGCAGAGGCCGAACGCTGCATCAAAAAATGCTCGGATGTGGGCATCAAAATGTGCGGCACGGTATCCACCATCTGGGGATCGCCCATCGGCGGGGCCACGGAACTCAAGGATGCCGTTGAGTTCACCAAGCACTGGCTGGACATCGGGGCATCGGACATTGAACATGCCGACCACGACGGCTCAGCCTCGGCCCCCGAGGTCTACCGCTATTTTTCCATGATCCTGGACGAAATTCCAGACACAAGCCTGCACATTGCCCATTTCCATGAAACTAAGCGGGTGGCGTCGGCCTCGGTCCTGGCAGCGCTCCAGGCCGGTATCACCCATTTCGAGGCCACCTTAGGGGGCCTGGGCGGGCAGCCGGCCAACTTCATGGACGACCGGCCCATCAAGGGCACCGGCGACTACTACTATGAAGACGAACGCTATGTGGGGCTGGTCTGCCTTGAAGATACCCTTGTACAAATCGACGAAATGGGTATAGAACATGGATACGATGTGGACAGAATCCTCTGGCTGGGCAAACAACTGGAAAAAACCGTAGGCGCCCGGCTCCGTTCCGAGGCCATGATCAACGGCCGGACCCTGAAGGAAGGGCATATGCAGTTTGCCCGTCCCGGCCTGGCCAAGCTCAAGGAAAAACTGGGGGAAACACCGGACCAGATCCTGCCCACCCCCTAA
- a CDS encoding helix-turn-helix transcriptional regulator: protein MEKKENIPHINVDYFEDLTGNIKNGEAGEVDEVGTRIRQLRQERGISLDDLSSLTGFSVERLTDIESGKESPQLGMVMKLSKALDAAVGRLVSGMGTKLYSITRKDDRKQISRSASKTGKQNVYSYMSLAPEVQGRHMEALIVQLEKTEDSEISVHNGEEFIFVLEGTANLTIAKDSYDLEPGDSAYYLSTTPHYLTAKTDKATILAVLYE from the coding sequence ATGGAAAAAAAAGAGAATATTCCCCATATCAATGTGGATTATTTTGAGGACCTCACCGGCAATATCAAAAACGGAGAGGCCGGGGAGGTGGACGAGGTCGGAACCCGGATACGGCAGCTTCGGCAGGAGCGGGGAATTTCCCTGGACGACCTGTCCAGCCTCACGGGCTTCAGCGTGGAACGGCTGACGGATATTGAAAGCGGTAAGGAAAGCCCCCAGCTGGGCATGGTCATGAAACTCTCCAAGGCCCTGGATGCCGCCGTGGGACGCCTGGTATCCGGCATGGGCACCAAACTTTACTCCATTACCCGTAAAGACGACCGCAAACAGATTTCACGCTCCGCCTCCAAAACCGGGAAACAGAATGTATACTCCTATATGAGCCTGGCTCCGGAAGTCCAGGGGCGGCACATGGAAGCCCTCATCGTCCAGCTGGAAAAAACCGAAGACAGCGAAATTTCCGTCCACAACGGGGAAGAATTCATCTTTGTACTGGAGGGCACGGCCAACCTGACCATCGCCAAGGACTCCTACGATCTGGAACCGGGGGATTCGGCCTATTACCTCTCCACCACCCCCCACTATCTGACGGCAAAAACAGATAAAGCCACCATCCTGGCAGTACTCTACGAATAA
- a CDS encoding class I SAM-dependent methyltransferase: METEDRVQHHYACPDLVEAIRAGLEKAGKSAETISPRDLAPVDQLHTGGPKATISLIKKAGLATDSVILDAGCGMGGSTRLLAEQFGFQAAGIDITEDFIHTARILTQWCGMDKGRNIRFQQGSVLDLPYGNTCFDAVLCQHILMNIEDKPRALAEFHRVLKPGGKLILHEIVDGPGPVPLMPVPWGADAATSFVPAWDTLNAQLADAGFKPDYFSDETENAAAWWRTVNHIRETKGIPAVNTGLIFGAMADHFGPNLEKNFSSRAIGCIEAILTR, translated from the coding sequence ATGGAAACCGAAGACCGCGTTCAACACCACTACGCCTGCCCGGACCTGGTAGAAGCCATCCGGGCAGGCCTTGAAAAGGCCGGAAAATCCGCTGAAACCATTTCCCCACGGGACCTGGCCCCGGTGGACCAGCTCCACACCGGCGGCCCCAAAGCCACCATCAGCCTGATTAAAAAGGCGGGCCTGGCAACGGATTCGGTGATCCTGGATGCCGGCTGCGGCATGGGCGGCTCCACCCGGCTTCTGGCCGAACAATTCGGGTTCCAGGCTGCCGGCATCGACATCACGGAGGACTTCATCCATACGGCCCGGATCCTGACCCAATGGTGCGGCATGGACAAGGGGCGCAACATCCGTTTCCAGCAGGGTTCGGTCCTGGACCTGCCATACGGCAACACCTGTTTCGACGCCGTGCTCTGCCAGCATATCCTCATGAACATCGAGGACAAACCCAGAGCCCTGGCCGAATTCCACCGGGTTCTCAAGCCCGGGGGCAAACTCATCCTCCATGAAATCGTGGACGGCCCGGGCCCGGTGCCCCTCATGCCCGTGCCCTGGGGGGCGGATGCCGCCACCTCCTTTGTCCCAGCCTGGGATACCCTCAACGCCCAACTGGCCGACGCCGGATTCAAACCAGACTATTTTTCCGATGAAACTGAAAATGCCGCGGCCTGGTGGCGGACGGTCAACCATATCCGGGAAACCAAAGGCATCCCTGCGGTAAACACCGGCCTGATCTTCGGCGCCATGGCCGACCATTTCGGACCCAACCTGGAAAAAAATTTTTCCTCCCGTGCCATCGGCTGCATTGAGGCCATCCTGACTCGCTGA